The Littorina saxatilis isolate snail1 unplaced genomic scaffold, US_GU_Lsax_2.0 scaffold_1903, whole genome shotgun sequence genome contains the following window.
caaaaaggcagggcttttcttcagtttttcatgtcaaaccgagctgacgctcccaaagagagaaaatagagggaaaagtcgtatcttctgcatgcatttcgtgcaaatttccctgaatacaaacctgagttgccagctttgacttttgtttgttctgggtcattggccaccactctttcattcccgcttatacgagggggttactgtgtttctatgaaaatgggcgtcgttgtgtgcatgtgtgagtgtgtgtgtgtgtgtgtgtgtgtgtgtttgtgtgcgtgcgtgcgtgtgtttgtgtgcgtgtgtgtgtgtgtgtgtgtgttcgagtgttgaagtgtaagtttctgctattttttttgtcattgctttatctgtgtgtgtgtgtgtgtgtgtgtgtgtgtgtgtgtgtgtgtgtgtgtgtgtgtgtgtgtgtgtgtatgtatttgtgcgagtgcctgtctgcctgtgtgtgcgtgcgtgcgggtataattgtgcgtctgttccttcatacgtttgtttgcgtgttcgcgcgtgccgtgtgtgtgtgtgtgtgtaagtgtgtgtgtgtgtgtttgtgtgtgtgtttgtgtatgtgtgtgtgtgtgtgtgttttcgatgttatgtgtgtgttcgacggtgtgtgtgtgttcgacggtgtgtatgtgtgtgtgtgtatgtgtgtgtgtgtgtatgtgtgtgtgtgtgtgtgtgtgtgtgtgtgttcgacggtatgtgtgtgttcgacggtgtgtgtgtgtgtgtgtgtgtgtgtgtgtgtgtatgtgtgtgtgtgtgtgtgtgtgtgtgtgtacccactccccacactatgatgagctgactatatttgcgccttgatattttattcatgttcttacgttttatgctgtttattgtgattcaccacacccgagtttatcgtaattgagataataaagtgttctatgtctatgtattatgtctaatacacatgcacacacgcacgtaggctacaaaaatccaatcttgactttgaactttatataaacatacatcctcttcacaattaacgaggacaaacgtaatttacaaacacctaagtacaacaatttttctgttttaaaaattcggacacacattttctcaaataatatgaaattcgctgaacttatcttcttttcactacaccttatatcttgattcccaaaaaatggagttctgcctttttaaatttaccagtaacacaaacattcgctctgaccaaactatttttgtccagcagttttaccgatacacaatcattaaaaaaacactacaaaaagagttttaagttaaccgacttcgctaccacataaacaacctttttttattgtccccaacattctggtcaacgaaatcattattatagacagtcattctatttaaggacaattatcacagctttcgttcaaccagttaaaaacaacaattatagtaaaagctacagcgcgatcaacgtttgcccatttacgaactcgcgatgagatttgtttcttctggtcaccaagcctaccgtttacaaacgcatgcgcactaattgggattcccccaattttctcgaccttgacctcagaactctcgaagccactacttcggcgttcaatttagctcgtgcataccgagtagctggcaactttgctttcgaagttcccacttccaatgtcaagggcctctcgcttgacataattatacgacgatatcgcatctcaagggtccttacccatccaaaagaaacctccagcgcatactacaattgcaggacattccgtttttaaaggcagctcattgggaaattatctcagacacaatatcgaagacgtgaaatgcgtcaatcgagcaactgtcgtaacttggctacaatgagacggtctcctaccttgcaccatagacacggactgtgacattcttgtttaatttaggtgaaatgcttaaaacagagtgactcaaaagcgacagttcgatcagttactgaccgaaaaaaacgtgctcgagtcattcggcgaaggtggcgagctttcaaaccagcacgactgaataactcagaatgccttttttcatcatgcctctattctacacgagtaacatagtgcagtggtaacggttccggactctcgttcatttgctccgggttcaagttccgccgggagctatatattttttattaatcttttcctttttaagcctccgcaattgcattccggctgcaaaaaccgggttttgcctctgtgttaattttattcatttgcaaaagaaaccttcctatgctttgaaaaaatcatatcatgtcttgactttcaactgtacgcgcgtgtgtatatgtgtgtcactacggtgagtatgtgtgtgtgtgtgtgtgtgtgtgtatgtgtgtgtgtgggtgtgtgtcagtgtgtgtgacgtgtcacttgtgtcatcatacggtttcagtgtgtgtatgagtgtagattgagagagaatgagagaaagtgagaaagagtgagtgtgtggttatttgtttgtgattgtgtgcgtgcgtgtatgggtgcgtgtgtgtgtgtatatgtgtgcgcgcgagcgcgcgcgtgcagcggtgtgtggtgtgtgtttatgtgtgccgtcagtgtcacttgtgtcatagtgtcagtatgtgcatgagtgtacgtttgtctgtgtgtgcgtgtgtcgtaagagagagagagagagagagagagagagagagagagagagagagagagagagagagagagagagagagagagagagagagagagagagagagagagagagagagagagagcgacacttctttggcaattttggaccagacagcgtctttatgtttaacagttagactgttctgaaatttggacagaataaccgttctttcgtaaaacacttctgtcaagagtacagcaatttcaccatctgaaaaaggcgcagaacgcccctccgtgtctactttctttttgagcggcacacgtgccttgccattttcgttgactgaaatgttgatagaaacgtgcgcatgcgtattagtagggattcccccaatttccccgaccttgaccttaatactctcgctgtcactactttggcgttcaagtcagttcatgcattgtgaacagttagaaagttgacttcgggagttcccacttcgaaaagaggcctctacttccagtgtttcttacttctagttcatgcatacgggcccagggtAGATATCATTGTGGACGTAATCAAACATGGAAGAGGGCGCtgtttgaattattcatttCTTTCGAAATTCATGCTTCCTGTTATTGACAATTGACAATCTCAACATGAAAATAGAATCACAAAAAGATCTTGCTCTCGATTTATATTTACACAAATCATCCGATGACATTACAGgattgacagaaaaaaaagcatgGTATACTTACATATTGAATCGCCGTAAACAAGTCTCGCCATAAAAAACAAACCAGCAAGAATACGGTGAATAAGAGGAAAACGCATGTTGTTGGTCAGAAAGTGACCCGTGTGTTACATGTGAACAATTGAGTGGATACACTTTCACTGCGAAGGTCTCCGTGCTAGCGTACGTGAACGATGGCGAAACTAACTGGAGCCACACCAAACAGTATACATTTCCTTGTGGGTAAGTATAAGGCAATGTAAATTAGTTCAAACCCCTAAGCATTAGCTAATTAGTCATTTCATTtcactctgtgcgtgtgtgtgtgtgtgcgtgtgtgtgtgtgtgtgtgtgtgtgtgtgtgtgtgtgtgtacgtgtgcgtgtgtgtgtgtgtgtgtggttgtgtgtgtgtgattgtttgtcAAGTCGAGTGGGGACAACGATTATACTGATCAGAAATGTATGTCAAGATATAACACTCAGTTTTTTAACACACATTTCACGTCATAATTGAAACTGTTATTGAGCTCTTTCCGACGTTTTAGTTTTACATTTACAAAGAATTAGCCCTCTGTTCATCTTATCACGAAGTGACGGCTTAATGCTTCACGTTTGCCACATATTTACTAAGCTAACTTATTTTGTTATATTTTCAAATGTAGTCAAAGCAACcttaaacacacacgcaaacgcacacacgcaaacacacacacacacacacacacacacacacacacacacacacacacgtttatgattacattttttaaatttcaaaTAAGTTTGAAAACATATAATGCGGACGTTTCTCTGCTGCCTCACTTCGGAcccactgcccccccccccccctctcccccaaccccaacccctaCGCGACCACAACCACCATTGATCCATGCCAGCTACAGCTAACCTAACAGAGCTTGCAAATTAACCGACCTACCATACTATGGTCCTGACATCATCGGCACAGACCTCATGTTTACAAATGCATTCTAGTTTACGTACAGCCaactaaacacacaaaaataaagaatAATAGCAttataaaaatattaaaaaaggTTACTCCACACACAAACCATGCAATCcagcaaacagacaaaacactCACCACACATATGAGAAATGACGAATACCAACAAAAATTGACCCGTAAACCTATAAAACAAAATATCACAAGATGctacatgtatatgaaaatgCCCTTCGAGGTGAAAGCCAATACAACAATCCTGCGAAactaacaaacatacacacaacaaaTACCATCAAGAAAGGTACATTTCCTAAAATCAAAGATTAAAACACATGAAGGTATCACGGATATCCGGAGGAGCAGCACAGATATATACACCAGCAAACAcaccctgtaacacacacacgcaatcagacacaaacacagacacaaacacagacacacagacagacagagacacacaaacacagacacacagacagacagacagagacacacagacagacagacagacagacatacacaaacacagacagacagacagacagacagacagacagagacacacaaacacacacagacagacagacatacacaaacacagacagacagacagacagacagacagacagacagacagacagagacacacaaacacacacagacagacagagacacacaaacacagacacacagacagacagacagagacacaaaaacacagacagacagacagacagacagacaaacagacagacagacagacagacacacagacagacagacagagacacacaaacacagacacacagacagacatacagagacacaaaaacacagacagacagacagacagacagacaaacagacagacagacagacagacagacagacagacagacagacagacagacagacagagacatacaaacagccatagacagacacaccgacacacacacacacacacacacacattattaatGCATCAAATTGTATGGTAAAAATGTCTCAGTTAAGTAAATAATGGTCAACTTCGTAACATTGTTTCCACTGGTACACAAAATACCCAACATGCACAATCATTGACTGGGAGCCTTATGTAATATTATTGTGAACCAAGTTTTACAAATGTAAGCATAAGGCACAACAACGATTACGTCATTCGTGTTTGTGACGCGAAACGTAAACTTCTCGTTGTGCATATCGCCTGCTGACGAATGAGTGTTTTGAGCCCGTGTTCAATGTCCGGAGGTGACTTTGTTTGGCGCCATTTTGGGAAACGACGGAAACACCGCCGCCGCGAGTAGCGCTGCTCCTGTGCTACTTCCCTCCTGTGACCGCACAATCTCAAACTGAAATGAAGTGTATTTTTATCACTAATGACCATGGTATTGCATTGCGCTAAGTGTTAAgatatttaattttaatttaaaTCCCGGTAAAATTGGAATAAGCGACACCTTTAAAAAGCATGCATATCTAAATcaacgctgtgtgtgtgtgtctctctctctctctctctctctctctctctctctctctctctctctctctctctctctctctctctctctctctctctctctctcttttgtgtttcgtgtggccgtggtgcttatgcttatttactgtacatttatatgttatgcctatatgaattcattatatgttgcttatatgcgtgcggatgtgttagtgtgaatgtaaagggcacgttgtaagattaggcccttggcttaaaatgtttaccctttatgtcaataaaatgttctaagtctaagtctaagtctaagtctaaatctaagtctctctctctctctctctctctctctctctctctcgcgctctctctctctctctctctctctctctctgtctttctctctctgtctttctctgtctctctctctgtctttctctctctgtctttctctctctctctctctctctcatgcctCTGTtactctgtttgtctttctttctctcagtcagtaagtgtatctctgtctctttctctctcagtataTATCAGAATACTCAATatataaacaaaagaaaatatgtaTTCCCAAAAGTAGACCATAGtatcatttcttgttttttctatCACAAATCAACTGTTAATATGTACGGTCAGAGCTCACCTGTAGGTGCGGTTTAACAAGCTCCCTGGTCCGTTTCTCCATTTGGTTGAGAAACCCCGGATAATACTCTTTCAGACGTCCCTCAATCGCTACTGTGATGTCGGGGTCATCGAGGTGATTAATGAGCGTTGCTAGACCTAAATAAGAGACAACCGACAGATGTTGAAAGGCTTACACACGTGGTATTAAAGAAGTGCATGGCGCGAAAAATGTGTCAAAGCTGTTTGTCCGTGGTTAAGGCCTTAAACAAATCCCGACCCACAACAGACACCACTCCCTACTACTGcccactatctctctctctctctttctctccttgatACAGTTGCTATTGCCGAATTGTCCTCCTCTGGGGGTAGGCAGTAGCTTTTCTTGACGGCGACTGGGCCATAAACTTCGCCCTTCtaataaatgtttttatttttgtatgtaATTATTGTAATGTATGTATCTGCTCTCCATTTATTGCATACTCGTACACATATTTTGCTAAAACGTCATACCTATCTCAGTCAATTACGTCACTAAACAACAATCAATGAGGGTGCATTAGAAAATGCGATTCGAGCTATTTCTCCGCCATTATCCCCCTTAAAGGCAAACACCTGACAACAGGAGAGAAAGCCTTGTTAAGGGAGAAGGCCATATATTTAGCATTGCCAGCACCACCGGATGTAGTTCAGGCACGAAATAAGAGCGCGACATGATTccctgaccaaaaaaaaagggggCCACAAATTGATGTGTTTTACTGCATCTTACCTGCTGCAGCTAGATCAGCTGCGCGCTTAGTAACAGCTTTGCAAACAGAACGAACGGCCTGGCAATCTCCTTCTGTGTAGTGATCCTCCATGTCTAGCTTTTTCAACAGGTGCTTTGTAATAAGATATCCGTTCGTGTCACTTTGAGAGAAATAACAGACTGAAAATTaggcatctgtgtgtgtgtgtgtgtgtgtgtgtgtgtgtgtgtgtgtgtgtgtgtgtgtgtgtgtgtttgagagtgtatgcgtgtgtgtgtgtgagtgtttgtgtgtgagtgtttgtgtgtgtgtttgtgtgtgtgtgtatgtgtgtgtgtgtgtgtgtgtgtatgtgtgtgtgtgtgtgtgtgtgtgtgtgtgtgtgagtgtgtgttaccccaactaaaacattcattcctgtgtcaaactttatatgccattaaaggccctttaCTTGGCTACCTTGCATATTTTTCGGATCAAAGTTGTCTGTTTtaagtatcacgtgaccgccaccgaagtaagggtacccccaaaatcgacctgacaataacgtaaggtaccaattaaaaaatcgacaaaaaagtCAGAATAGGCGCAACTTTGCAACctttacatacgagaagaaagaaaaatcatttatctatccagaacaggttgttttgtgatcttgcgtatctcttgtgttatgtcatttctactgatgcaggtgtggaacgcatgagcagtagaaaacgagaggATTTCCGTCCATtgtgaggggtaccatgacaaaaagcgccgTATTTCAGCATTGCCTAAATGGATTGATTCGAAACTTTCAGGAGCTAAAGTCTACATATACGATACTTACCCTGGATGATATTTTGGATCACTACATGCTTGTACTCAGATGTCATGCACtcttccggaaaatgtttttaaacccATCACAGGTTTGGGCATTTACATCCTAAAACATCATGACTTTGCATACATACAGACAAATGTTACAAGAACTGACAAAGTTTCATTTGAGTATGACGACTGACGGACATTTGCTAGCCATGTAAACACACGAGAACaaaatggaacgttcaggcTGTTTACTATTGACAGCGGTTATCGCTGAATGCCTCTCAAAACATGCTGCGGTCACGGATGACTGGATATGGCTGTCGCACTGCAATCCTCCCAAAATATGTGATCGTGTTTACAGGACTAGGAAACGTAAACTAGTTATTGTATTTAtgtgaaactttggcagtatttgtaacatttatgtgtCTGTCCGCATGCGAAGTCATGATGTTTTTGGATGCAAATCGTTAAACTTATGGcacgttttaaaacattttcctgGAAGATTGCTTATCATCTCAACAATATCTGTACCGGACGTACGTCTCGTATGTAGACTTAAGATCCTGAAAGTTTTGAAGCAATCCATTTGGGCATTGCTGAAATATAGCGCTTTTTGTCCTGGTACATATCAAAATGAAGGCAAAAACCTCTCGTTTGTTACTGCTCATGGGCtcaacacctgcatcagtataactgacataacacaagagatacgcaagataacacaagagatacgtcagataacacaagagatacgcaagataacacaagagatacgcaagatagcaaaactaaacaacctgttctggatagataaatGATTTGGCCTTCTCCCCGTTTGTAAACGTTGCCAAGTTAGGCATATTCTgaatttttgttgattttgtaatTGGTACATTACGTTTTtggtcgattttggggggtaCCCTGACTTCGGCGGCAGTCACGTGAATCTTTGATCTGAAAAGTGTGCCCGGTAGCCAAAagaagggcctttaatggcaaatacagtttgaatgaaatgacacggcaTTGAATGTTaagttggggtacaaaaatgggtgcaatactTTTTTTGTTCGATTTATTTAAGGATTTGTGCAATGTGAGTATCTTCATGAGTATCATcatgattattattatgatcATCATTATACACACGCCCAATTACGCAACGTGGCTTATGATCTGTGCTTTGAACAAGACATACAATGCAGATTTCtcatattaatcaaatcaaacagTGAGCATgagtgaaaaacaaaacaaaaaaccatttGTTTAAATGCGGATCTATAATGTACAAAATCAAATACAAGTAATCTTTAATATCAAATGCAGTTCACCACAGCGACAAGAGCGACAAGAGAAGGTCAGAAGATCCAAGTGACCTGACAACTAACAATAGGTGTGAAGAAAAGGCGTCATACAATGCACGTGCGTTTTACGTTATTTCTTGTCCCAGGCATGTAACCTTTTAGGCTAAAGCATGAGTTACCTTTCAATCAGCGAAACGTCATCTGCGCTAATTCTGCCTTCATAGCCAAGTTTGGAGGAAAGTCGAGGACAGCTCGCAAATATCTGGCCTTTCTCCATCTGTTGAACAAGCTCCAGCCTTACCATCTCTCCGATGTACAATACACTGGTCATCTTTTCCAAACTGGAACATaaataaaaacatcataagATCTTCAACCAATTTGCGTAATTGGGCCTGTGTATAATGATAATCATGCTAAGAATAATAAAGATACTTACATTGCACAAATCATATTGTACAAATACGTACGCAAATAACGTTAATCGAGCAACCCCCCCAATTTCTAGTATTTAAGTAAGAGAGAAATAATCGGAGAAAAAAAGCAGACGAGCCTTTAGTACGTACTAATCTCCAGTGACCCTACACTTATCACTCCTTTTTTGCTCCTCTTAAGTGCcgacataataataatacaatacGTCAATTGTATGCGATAGATTTACTGGTAGTACTCGCATTTAAGCTACTTTGTCAATTCCTAAGCTATTCGCATGTTTACGTTTAGTTCAAAGAATTTGCTCTTACGTGTGCTCTCCAGAGTAAAGTGTAGACTCATCCAGACGTCTGTCGCACTCGTTAAAAACGACCACGCAGTCGTTTTCTCCCAAAGCTCCCAGGTGTGTCGTTGCGactttctgagaaaaaaaaactcacacacacacacacacacacacacacagacgcacgtacacacacacacacacacacacacacacacacacacacacacacacgagataTGTATATCGAGATATGCTTACGTAATACGAGACACTGCAAACTAAACCACACAGCAAAACTGCTGTGTTTTAAGTGGGCatcccagactgtaattctcattgtgatGATCTTTGAGCGAGTAATAGATTTCGTCCTAACCTTTCGACCCTGTCTAATCCATGCGCTATTCCCAGAGACACAGACTTGAATTTGAGCCGAGAGCTACATGTACAGAGTTCGCTTTGGGAGTTGAATAAATATTACAATATACACGAGGACggtcttagaattagtgtttgagcgttttattttcaaatatgAAAGCTGTGGTTGGTATATGTAGTCATTACATACGTTGATGTTCTCCAACCGACATTACGTTTGTTTCTGCTGTGAGCTGTGTTTTAGCGATGTATGGCACGGAATTTGCGTGCGTAACAAAGGCATAcaacttcaggcccttcaatcaggagtgggcttatgatatgctgggtgatcttagaataaccctttttagcggatgagcgtatgatacgaagagcggggcacgaggtgagtgtctgcagaaaaaatgtaataactcctaaaatactaattatcctgcaaccatattacagttgtcaaaacccgaaatgtagcgctacttattcacgttgctctttttacaaaaaaatgcgtatctattgaataactatccaaaacacaaggcaggtcgctgatttgtggtcgggtgctcttatgaaataccccctgtgcgcttatgatagcttgatttttcggatcggatgcgcttatgactggtttttctCTGCGCTGCCTAGTTTTTTGCTTGATGACCTTAATTAAATGTTCTCATTTTACAGATCATGGATTATAGATGTTACCATTGTGGAGAAGGGTTCTCCATCTTCAAAGAAATCATAACCCACACAGTTGATAAACATGAAGCACATAAGCTtcggtattgttttgttcagctTAACACGGAGTGCCTAGAACTTCCGAAAAGAGGCTGAAACGGAAATCTTCCCGGCTGTCAGGACCTACTGAACCGAGCAGGGGAGACCGCGGTGTTCGCCAGTACTTCCGTGTTGACGAAACCAAAGTGTTTTCCCATGTCAGACATGGGATTGAGCTGGAGTAGCtgattaagtgtgtgtgtgtgtgtgtgtgtgtgtgtgtgtgtgtgtgtgtgtgtgtgtgtgtgtgtgtgtgtgtgtaggacatGCAAATGTGTAACATGCGAATGTACTGACTAAACAGTATGTCTTTTTTATGCTGTGAGACAATGTTAATGATAACCGGGATATATTATGACCTGACAAGACTTCAATGACTGTACATGCAATTTAATTACAGTTAAttaataatgtgtgtgtatgcgtgtgtgtgtaggacaTGCAAATGTGTAACATGCGAATGTACTGACTAAACAGTATGATGTCTTTTTTATGTTGTGAGACAATGTTCATGATAACCGGGACATATTATGACCAGACAAGGCTTCAATGACTGTACATGCAATTTAATTACAGTTAATTAATATTAGAAAGTATAGAAAGTAaacttatgagagagagagagagagagagagagagagagagagagagagagagaaagagagagagagagagagagagagagagagaaagagagagagagagagagagagagagagagagagattgaaattaATATTTTGCAGTTTTCTATGCTTTTATTAAAACCAATGATATGAAACTAATCTTGCGTCTTCATAAAACCAAAAGGAGTAAAATTAAAACTCTAACAAACAAGTGTTTATTTCCTTTTCACAAAGTTCATGATAACCGGGACATATTATGACCAGACAAGGCTTCAATGACTGTACATACAATTTAATTACAGTTAATTAATATTAGAAAGTATAGAAAGTAAActtatgagagagaaagagagagagattgaaattaATATTTTGCAGTTTTCTATGCTTTTATTAAAATCAATAATATGAAACTAATCTTGCGTCTTCATAAAACCAAAAGGAGTAAAATTAAACTCTAACaaacaagtgtttgtttccttgtCACAAAGTTCTGAACAGTAACTTTAAAGCGGTTGCAACATCAAAGGTGGATAAGAATCCttagatgtttttgttttctggGCAACCCTGCATCTGCTTTTGACATGACGATCTCTTCCCTGTCTGAACTTGAACTCCACGCCACAAAACTGGCACCAAAACTCTGGCATTGGTGCATGCTTCAGCCTGTGCTGAGTTAAAACCTTCTTCGATGGGCACACTTTGGGGCATTCATCGCACGGAAAGCTCTGTGGTTTGCTGCTGCAGGAGTGCTGTGCAAGACTGGTCCTGCTCTGGTAAGTCTTCTTACAGGCAGCACAGCTGAATGGCTTCTTCTTTTCATGGCCGTTCAAGTGAGACTCCAGCGCGACTTGACTAACCAGCGCCTTTTTACAGATGAAACACTGGAAACCCTCTTCGTGAGTAGCCCTGATATGTCGCCTGAGATTTGGCAAGTGCTTGTAGGTGTTTCCACAAGCGGTACACAGGTGAGTCTTCCCCCTGTCCTTCTTCGCAGGCTTCGCAGGCGTGCTGCTGGCTGGGGGTGGTCCTGGGTCAGCCTGGGTAGTTTCCACTTGAATCTCCTGAGATATGTCCAGGTCAATACCACTGCCGTCCATGATCCCAGAATACTCCATCTACAAACAGAACGCATCTCAAACCCtattagtgtttttgttttcaaatcaaCATTCCTTTATGAAAGTGGTGTGTGTTTTAGCTAGGATAATGAGCGTGAAATAATTGAGAGATGTCATTGAGGCTGCATTTTTGTCTAACCCTTTTTCTGTCTAGGCGCAATAGTGCAATTCTGGCTAGTTTGTCGGCAGTATTAGTAGGAAGTataaaaagacacaaaacatcTCACTATTGGTCGTACATTTGGTGAAGCAGAGAACTATATTATCTCTttaccttcctgtcactggaagcagcaacacttgaaagcataagttcccttgacaaaagtcatttatgattggcgtcatctatgaatgacgtcactgtctagacaagTGCCGGTATTGGCAAACCTTGTCG
Protein-coding sequences here:
- the LOC138956948 gene encoding hexokinase type 2-like, with protein sequence MTSVLYIGEMVRLELVQQMEKGQIFASCPRLSSKLGYEGRISADDVSLIESDTNGYLITKHLLKKLDMEDHYTEGDCQAVRSVCKAVTKRAADLAAAGLATLINHLDDPDITVAIEGRLKEYYPGFLNQMEKRTRELVKPHLQFEIVRSQEGSSTGAALLAAAVFPSFPKMAPNKVTSGH
- the LOC138956947 gene encoding gastrula zinc finger protein XlCGF7.1-like, with protein sequence MDGSGIDLDISQEIQVETTQADPGPPPASSTPAKPAKKDRGKTHLCTACGNTYKHLPNLRRHIRATHEEGFQCFICKKALVSQVALESHLNGHEKKKPFSCAACKKTYQSRTSLAQHSCSSKPQSFPCDECPKVCPSKKVLTQHRLKHAPMPEFWCQFCGVEFKFRQGRDRHVKSRCRVAQKTKTSKDSYPPLMLQPL